In Nocardioides cavernae, a single genomic region encodes these proteins:
- a CDS encoding ABC transporter permease: MTDRLGRPPALLMVPAVLATLLLLVPLVAMVAAADWQALPGHLSSPAARDALRLSLVTSTVAIAFCLLLGLPLAWLLARVDFRGRGAVRALVTVPLVLPPVVAGVALRSAFGRTGVIGEPLLEWTGFAFPFTTYGVVLAHVFVSMPFVVIAIEGALRSADPRYDEAAATLGATRWTTFRRVTVPLAMPGVIAGTVLGWARSLGEFGATITFNGNYPGTTQTMPTLIYVTRQSDQAAAISLSLLMLLVSVGILVALRDHWLGTP; this comes from the coding sequence GTGACCGACCGCCTCGGGCGACCACCGGCACTCCTGATGGTGCCGGCGGTCCTCGCCACGCTCCTCCTGCTCGTACCGCTGGTCGCCATGGTGGCGGCCGCCGACTGGCAGGCGCTGCCGGGCCACCTGTCCTCCCCGGCCGCGCGCGACGCGCTCAGGTTGTCGCTGGTCACCTCGACGGTGGCCATCGCGTTCTGCCTGCTCCTGGGGCTGCCACTCGCCTGGCTGCTGGCCCGGGTCGACTTCCGCGGCCGCGGCGCCGTCCGCGCCCTCGTCACCGTGCCGCTGGTGCTGCCACCGGTCGTCGCCGGCGTCGCCCTGCGCAGCGCCTTCGGACGCACCGGGGTCATCGGTGAGCCGCTCCTCGAGTGGACGGGCTTCGCCTTCCCCTTCACGACGTACGGCGTCGTGCTGGCGCACGTCTTCGTGTCGATGCCCTTCGTGGTGATCGCCATCGAGGGCGCGCTGCGCTCCGCCGACCCGAGGTACGACGAGGCTGCCGCGACGCTCGGCGCGACCCGCTGGACGACGTTCCGCCGGGTCACGGTCCCGCTGGCCATGCCGGGCGTCATCGCCGGGACGGTCCTCGGGTGGGCGCGGTCGCTCGGCGAGTTCGGCGCGACCATCACCTTCAACGGCAACTACCCCGGCACCACCCAGACGATGCCGACGCTGATCTACGTGACGCGCCAGTCCGACCAGGCTGCCGCCATCTCGCTGAGCCTTCTCATGCTGCTCGTCTCGGTCGGCATCCTCGTCGCCCTGCGCGACCACTGGCTGGGCACGCCATGA
- the modA gene encoding molybdate ABC transporter substrate-binding protein — protein sequence MKKLAVLVLLLPLAACGGGDDGEAAEGGGGGGELTVLAAASLTDVFDELATPFEEEHDTDVVFSFGSSTDLAEQVADGAPGDVLATADEASMQLAEDAGVTGDVETFATNVLTIVVPKGNPAGIESLDDLADTTWVRCSDEVPCGKVALAVLDANGVTAEPVSLEEDVRATLDKVVSGEADAGLVYATDAVAAADEVDAVEIPGAEDELTSYFVTTLEQSEDADLAADWVAWVTSEEGQAILGDAGFGSP from the coding sequence GTGAAGAAGCTCGCCGTCCTGGTGCTGCTGCTCCCCCTCGCCGCATGCGGGGGTGGTGACGACGGGGAGGCCGCGGAAGGTGGCGGTGGAGGTGGCGAGCTCACCGTGCTCGCCGCCGCCTCGTTGACCGACGTCTTCGACGAGCTCGCCACGCCGTTCGAGGAGGAGCACGACACCGACGTCGTCTTCTCCTTCGGCTCGAGCACCGATCTCGCCGAGCAGGTCGCCGACGGCGCACCCGGTGACGTCCTGGCCACCGCCGACGAAGCCTCGATGCAGCTGGCCGAGGACGCGGGCGTCACCGGTGACGTGGAGACCTTCGCGACCAACGTCCTGACGATCGTGGTGCCGAAGGGCAACCCCGCCGGCATCGAGTCGCTCGATGACCTCGCCGACACCACGTGGGTGCGGTGCTCGGACGAGGTGCCGTGCGGCAAGGTCGCCCTCGCCGTGCTCGACGCCAACGGCGTCACCGCCGAGCCGGTCAGCCTCGAGGAGGACGTCCGCGCCACCCTCGACAAGGTCGTCTCCGGCGAGGCCGACGCCGGCCTGGTCTATGCGACCGACGCAGTCGCCGCGGCCGACGAGGTCGACGCCGTGGAGATCCCCGGTGCCGAGGACGAGCTGACCTCCTACTTCGTCACGACGCTCGAGCAGTCCGAGGACGCCGATCTCGCCGCCGACTGGGTCGCGTGGGTCACGTCGGAGGAGGGGCAGGCGATCCTCGGGGACGCCGGCTTCGGCAGCCCGTGA
- a CDS encoding TOBE domain-containing protein, producing MITYRIAEAAEILAVSDDTVRRWVDAGRLPATHDGGRTTVAGRDLAELAEHLVESGEIAERDRTRAGTVSARNRMSGIVTRVKRDPVMAQVEMICGPYRVVSLMSTDAADELGLEPGVRAIASVKSTNVVVEVPK from the coding sequence GTGATCACCTACCGAATCGCGGAGGCGGCTGAGATCCTGGCCGTCAGCGACGACACCGTACGCCGCTGGGTGGACGCCGGCCGGCTGCCCGCGACCCACGACGGGGGGCGTACGACGGTGGCGGGACGCGACCTGGCCGAGCTGGCCGAGCACCTCGTGGAGTCGGGCGAGATCGCCGAGCGGGACCGCACCCGAGCCGGGACGGTCAGCGCGCGCAACCGGATGAGCGGCATCGTCACCCGCGTCAAGCGCGACCCCGTGATGGCCCAGGTGGAGATGATCTGCGGCCCCTACCGGGTGGTGTCGCTGATGAGCACCGACGCCGCCGACGAGCTCGGCCTCGAGCCGGGCGTGCGTGCCATCGCGAGCGTGAAGTCCACCAACGTCGTCGTGGAGGTACCGAAGTGA
- a CDS encoding DUF4245 domain-containing protein — translation MSGQGQPSRYTRSFNGMTGALIVTVLAVLAFVAWRGLWRSDVDNEPEAVDWQARVELAQQADLRVVHPRELPAGWTATSTELAAGDDPRWSLGVLTDDGRFVGIRQQDTSVTDLVELYVDEDAEAGPDATVASDITDTWQTWSDDGGDVGYSTELGDEALLVYGSAPAEDIETYLGLLTR, via the coding sequence GTGAGTGGGCAGGGACAGCCGAGCCGTTACACGCGCTCGTTCAACGGGATGACCGGCGCCCTGATCGTCACGGTGCTGGCGGTGCTGGCGTTCGTCGCGTGGCGCGGGCTGTGGCGCAGCGACGTGGACAACGAGCCGGAGGCCGTGGACTGGCAGGCGCGCGTCGAGCTCGCGCAGCAGGCAGACCTCCGGGTCGTCCACCCCCGCGAGCTGCCGGCCGGGTGGACGGCCACCAGCACCGAGCTCGCTGCCGGCGACGACCCGCGGTGGAGCCTCGGCGTGCTCACCGACGACGGTCGCTTCGTCGGGATCCGGCAGCAGGACACGTCGGTCACCGACCTGGTCGAGCTCTACGTCGACGAGGACGCCGAGGCCGGCCCCGACGCCACCGTGGCGTCCGACATCACCGACACCTGGCAGACCTGGTCCGACGACGGTGGCGACGTGGGCTACTCCACCGAGCTCGGCGACGAGGCGCTCCTCGTCTACGGCTCGGCCCCGGCCGAGGACATCGAGACGTACCTCGGGCTGCTGACGCGATAG
- a CDS encoding exodeoxyribonuclease VII small subunit — protein MSDATTEQPSYEEAREELIEVVRTLEAGGTTLEESLALWERGEALAKVCQQWLDGARKRLDDAMGADADADD, from the coding sequence ATGAGTGACGCCACAACGGAGCAGCCCAGCTACGAAGAGGCCCGCGAGGAGCTCATCGAGGTCGTCCGCACCCTCGAGGCCGGCGGCACCACCCTCGAGGAGTCGCTCGCGCTCTGGGAGCGGGGCGAGGCGCTCGCCAAGGTCTGCCAGCAGTGGCTCGACGGTGCCCGCAAGCGCCTCGACGACGCGATGGGCGCCGACGCCGACGCCGACGACTGA
- the xseA gene encoding exodeoxyribonuclease VII large subunit: MPSLRDATAESPAPVRAVANAVSQWIDKLGGVWVEGQIAQVNRRPGMQTVFMTLRDTVADISVTLTCSRSLVDSMNPPLVEGASVVVHARPSFYANRGSFSLAAREIRMVGLGELLARLERRRQLLAAEGLFAPELKRDLPFLPGRVGLVTAPNSAAERDVLDNARRRWPAVQFEVAYAAMQGTRSASEVMEALDRLERNADVDVVVVARGGGSIEDLLPFSDEALIRAVHQMRTPVVSAIGHEPDQPLLDLVADVRASTPTDAAKLVVPDMAEEVQGVTWARDRLRQVITQRIAREQEWLAQVRSRPAMADPRNLLGARSDELDDLLARARRTLSHRLDRAADDIGHQRARAQALSPLATLQRGYAVLQDADGHVVTSVAQAAAGAAVSVRVADGRIHATTDRIEEATLVEEDPDE, from the coding sequence GTGCCCTCACTCCGCGATGCCACGGCCGAGTCGCCGGCCCCGGTGCGGGCCGTCGCCAACGCCGTCTCGCAGTGGATCGACAAGCTCGGCGGCGTCTGGGTCGAGGGACAGATCGCGCAGGTCAACCGGCGCCCCGGGATGCAGACCGTCTTCATGACGCTCCGCGACACGGTCGCCGACATCTCGGTCACCCTGACGTGCTCCCGCTCGCTCGTCGACTCGATGAACCCGCCCCTCGTCGAGGGGGCCAGTGTCGTCGTGCACGCCCGGCCCAGCTTCTACGCCAACCGCGGGTCGTTCTCGCTGGCTGCCCGCGAGATCCGCATGGTCGGGCTCGGCGAGCTGCTCGCACGGCTCGAGCGCCGCCGCCAGCTGCTCGCCGCGGAGGGCCTGTTCGCCCCCGAGCTCAAGCGCGACCTGCCGTTCCTCCCCGGCCGGGTCGGCCTGGTGACCGCGCCCAACAGCGCCGCCGAGCGCGATGTCCTCGACAACGCGCGCCGCCGGTGGCCTGCCGTGCAGTTCGAGGTGGCCTACGCCGCCATGCAGGGCACCCGCTCGGCGAGCGAGGTGATGGAGGCCCTCGACCGGCTCGAGCGCAACGCCGACGTCGACGTCGTCGTGGTCGCGCGTGGCGGCGGCTCGATCGAGGACCTGCTGCCGTTCTCCGACGAGGCGCTCATCAGGGCGGTGCACCAGATGCGTACGCCGGTCGTGTCCGCGATCGGCCACGAGCCCGACCAGCCGCTGCTCGACCTCGTCGCCGACGTCCGCGCCTCCACCCCCACCGACGCCGCCAAGCTCGTCGTGCCCGACATGGCCGAGGAGGTCCAGGGCGTGACGTGGGCGCGCGACCGGCTCCGCCAGGTCATCACGCAGCGCATCGCGCGCGAGCAGGAGTGGCTGGCCCAGGTGCGCTCACGCCCGGCCATGGCCGACCCCCGCAACCTGCTCGGCGCCCGCTCCGACGAGCTCGACGACCTGCTCGCGCGCGCCCGTCGTACGCTCTCGCACCGCCTCGACCGGGCCGCCGACGACATCGGCCACCAGCGCGCCCGGGCGCAGGCGCTCTCGCCGCTCGCCACGCTGCAGCGTGGCTACGCCGTGCTCCAGGACGCCGACGGCCACGTCGTCACGTCCGTCGCCCAGGCTGCGGCGGGCGCCGCCGTCTCCGTCCGGGTCGCCGACGGACGCATCCACGCCACGACAGACCGCATCGAAGAAGCCACCCTGGTCGAGGAGGACCCCGATGAGTGA
- a CDS encoding 4-hydroxy-3-methylbut-2-enyl diphosphate reductase, translating to MSTDLGLPQVLDPETAKNVLLAAPRGYCAGVDRAVITVEKALDLYGAPVYVRKQIVHNKHVVANLESRGAIFVEELDEVPEGRTVVFSAHGVSPAVHAQASERGLKTIDATCPLVTKVHHEAKRFASDDYDILLIGHAGHEEVEGTAGEAPDHIQLVESPADVARIEVRDPAKVAWLSQTTLSVDETLETVAAIREKFPLLLDPPSDDICYATQNRQLAVKEISSAADLVIVVGSRNSSNSVRLVEVALEAGAKASYLVDDHTEIDEAWLDGVETVSVTSGASVPEDLVEGVLAFLSERGYPDARAVHSAEESLIFALPPELRRDLRAAQKA from the coding sequence ATGAGCACCGACCTCGGCCTTCCTCAGGTCCTCGACCCCGAGACCGCCAAGAACGTCCTGCTCGCGGCCCCCCGCGGCTACTGCGCCGGCGTGGACCGCGCCGTGATCACGGTCGAGAAGGCACTCGACCTCTACGGCGCCCCGGTCTACGTCCGCAAGCAGATCGTGCACAACAAGCACGTGGTGGCCAACCTCGAGTCGCGCGGGGCGATCTTCGTCGAGGAGCTCGACGAGGTGCCCGAGGGGCGGACGGTGGTCTTCTCCGCCCACGGCGTCTCGCCGGCGGTCCACGCGCAGGCGTCCGAGCGCGGTCTCAAGACCATCGACGCCACCTGCCCGCTGGTGACGAAGGTCCACCACGAGGCGAAGCGCTTCGCCTCCGACGACTACGACATCCTCCTCATCGGCCACGCCGGCCACGAGGAGGTCGAGGGCACGGCGGGTGAGGCGCCCGACCACATCCAGCTCGTCGAGAGCCCGGCCGACGTCGCGCGCATCGAGGTCCGCGACCCCGCCAAGGTGGCCTGGCTCTCGCAGACCACGCTCAGCGTCGACGAGACCCTCGAGACGGTCGCGGCGATCCGGGAGAAGTTCCCGCTGCTCCTCGACCCGCCGAGCGACGACATCTGCTACGCCACCCAGAACCGCCAGCTCGCGGTCAAGGAGATCTCCTCGGCCGCCGACCTGGTGATCGTGGTCGGCTCGCGCAACTCCTCCAACTCCGTGCGGCTGGTCGAGGTGGCCCTCGAGGCCGGCGCCAAGGCGTCGTACCTCGTCGACGACCACACCGAGATCGACGAGGCCTGGCTCGACGGCGTCGAGACCGTGTCGGTCACCTCCGGCGCGTCGGTGCCCGAGGACCTCGTCGAGGGCGTGCTCGCCTTCCTCTCCGAGCGTGGCTACCCCGACGCCCGTGCCGTGCACTCGGCCGAGGAGTCGCTGATCTTCGCGCTGCCGCCGGAGCTGCGCCGCGACCTCCGCGCCGCACAGAAGGCCTGA